The Micromonospora sp. NBC_00421 DNA window AGATGTTCAGCGACAGGTCGTGGGCGTCCACCACGCCCTTGACGAAGCGCAGGTAGTTCGGCATCAACGCGGCGCAGTCGTCCATCACGAAGACCCGCTTGACGTAGAGCTGCACCCCGCGTCGACCGTCGGCCTGGTAGAGGTCGTACGGCGCGTGGGCGGGGAGGAACAGCAGCGCCTCGTACTCGAACGTGCCCTCCCCGCGCATGTGGATGGTCTCCAGCGGGTCGGTCCAGTCGTGGCTGACGTGCCGGTAGAAGTCCTGGTACTCCTCCTCGGCGACCTCGTCGCGCGGGCGGGCCCAGAGCGCCTTGCGGGAGTTGAGGGTCTCCACGGTGGGTTCGCCGCCGTCGACGCCCGGCACTGTGGTACGGATCGGCCAGGCGATGAAGTCCGAGTACCGCTTGACGATCTGCCGAATCGTGTTCCGGTCGGCGTAGTCGTGCAGGTTGTCCTCGTCGTCGGCGGGCTTGAGGTACACGGTGACCGAGGTGCCCTGCGGGGCGTCGTCGACCGTCTCCACCACGTACGTGCCCTCGCCGGTGGACTCCCAGCGGGTGCCCTCGGTCTGCCCGGCCCGCCGGGTGAGCAGGGTGACCCGGTCGGCGACCATGAACGTCGAGTAGAACCCGACGCCGAACTGGCCGATCAGCTCACCGCCGGCGTTCTCCTTGGACTCCTTGAGCTTGCGCAGCAGCTCGGCGGTGCCGGAACGGGCGATGGTGCCGATCAGCGAGACGACGTCCTCGCGGGACATGCCGACGCCGTTGTCCCGGACGGTGAGGGTCCGGGCCTCCGGGTCGGTCGCCAGCTCGATGTGCAGGTCAGAGGTGTCGACGTCGAGGTCGGAGTCGACAAGCGACTCCAGCCGGAGCTTGTCCAACGCGTCGGAGGCGTTGGAGATCAGCTCGCGCAGGAAGATGTCCTTGTGCGAGTAGATGGAATGCACCATCAGTTGCAGCAGCTGGCGTGTCTCCGCCTGGAACTCCAGCGTCTCGGTCCGACTGCTCACACCAACCTCCTCGTACGGGTGGGTCCGGTCCGCGCAACAGGATACGAGGTGCCGTGGCGGCCCGGTCACGCCCGGTCGTCCTCCCGACGAACGAGCAGGCAGGCCTGCGGGGTGCGCTCGGTGGCACCGTCGAACTCCTGTGGGGCGCGACACATCCGGGCCCGCTCGGGCAGCCCGGCGGCGTGCAACAACGTCGCCACGTGGTCCGGATGACGACGACGGAACGCCAGGGAGACCGGGTCGCCCCAGGCCTCGGTGTAACGCACCGTCTCGTCGCCGACCTGGAAGGCGACGAGCGCGTGCCCGCCGGGGGCGAGCACCCGGCGGAACTCGGCGAAGACCCGGGGCAGCCACTCGTCCGGCACGTGGATGACGCTGTACCAGGCGACCAGGCCGGCGAGGACGCCGTCGGCCACCGGCAGGTCCAGCATCGAGCCCTCGACGAAGCGCAGGTCCGGGTGGGCGAGCCGGCCCTGCGCCAGCATCCCGGGTGACAGGTCGAGCCCGGTGACGGTCAGGTCGAGGGCGCGCAGGTGGCCGGTGATCCGGCCGGGGCCGCAGCCGACGTCGAGCACCGGGCCGCCCCCGCCGGCCAGGACGGTCTCGGCGAACGCGGCGAGCATGGCCCGGTCGACCGGGCGGGCGGCGAGTTCGGCACGGAACCGGGTGGCGTACCCGGCGGCCATCGTGTCGTAGGAGGCGCGGGTCTCGGCGAGGAAGTCGGCGTCGATCACGGCAGCGGACCCTACCGTCCCGGCGGCTCCCCCGGGGGCTACGCCACCCCGACCGGCCCCGGCCCCGACCCGACCCCGGTCGGCCCGCTCGACGTCGCAGGGGTCAGCGGATGGTCGCCGGGCGGGTGACGTCGTGCACGTGGTGCGCCACGTCGTGCAGGAGGTAGACGGCGAAGCGGCGCACGGTGAACACCGAACCGTTGCTGCGCCGGCCCGGCCGGGCCCACTGTGGGGGCGTGACGGCGTCGAACGCGGCGGCGGTCGCCTCGGCCTGCGCGGCGAGTTCCCCGGCCACCCGGGTCGGTGACTGGTGGACGTAGTCGTCCTCGACGGCCGTGGCGTCCTGGTCCCAGTTGGGGAAGACCGGGTCGTCCTCGTCGAGCATCAGCGCCAGCCGACCCCGGAAGATCCGGCAGGTGTCCCGCACGTGGCAGGCGTACTCGACCGGCGACCAGACGGTCGGCGCGGGCCGCCGGGCCGCCTCGGGCCGGGACAGCACCTCCCGCCAGACCGGAACGGTGGCGCGCAGCCGGTCGCCGGTCGCCTCGGCCTGCTGCGGCACGAAGCCGCACTCGGCGCATCCGTCGTCGATGACGAAGGTCCAGTCCCGGTCCTCCGGCGTGATCGCCGCCCATTCCGCCATGCGGCGATCCTGCCACGGAGGTGCCGGGCCGGCACCGGCCGGTAGGGTGTACGCCGCAGGTGGATCCGGTCAGCCGGGCCGTCAGGGTCAGGGAGGTCGTCGTGTCGCGGGACGCGGAGCGCAGGCTCATCGCCGCCAACAAGAAGGCCCGGCACGACTACACCGTCCTGAAGACCTACGAGGCCGGCCTCGTGCTGGCCGGCACCGAGGTCAAGTCGCTGCGCGAGGGTCGGGTGTCGCTCGTCGACGCGTTCGCCCAGGAACGCGACGGCGAGCTCATGCTCTACGGCCTGCACATCGCCGAGTACGGCTACGGCACCTGGACCAACCACCAGCCCCGGCGTACCCGCAAGCTGCTGCTGCGTCGGGTGGAGATCGCCCGGATCCTGGAGAAGCTGCGCGACGGCGGGGTGACCCTGGTGCCCCTGTCGATGTACTTCAGCAACGGCTGGGCCAAGGTGGAGCTCGGGCTGGCCCGGGGCCGCCGCTCGTACGACAAGCGACAGGTCCTCGCCGAGCGCGACGCCAACCGGGAGATCGCCCGGGAACTGGGCCGCCGGCTCAAGGGTCGCCGCCCGGCCGGCGAGGGCCGCCGCCCGGGCTGAGCCCGACCGGCTGCGGTCGGACGGCTCGCGGGGCGGGCTGCGGGCTCAGCCCGGGGCGTCGTCCGCCTCGGCCGTGTCCGCGGTGCCCGGCGCGCTGGCCAGCACCACGGCCGCGGCGACGGTGGCCAGGGTGGCCGCGACCGCCCAGGGTAGCCAGCCGGCGCGTACCCCGTCGCCGAGCAGCAGCACCCCGGCGACCGACGGGACGACGATCTCGACCGCCCAGAGCACGGCGGTGACCGGCCCGACCTGCCCGTGCCGCAGCGCGTGCGCGTAGAGGATCGTCCCGGCCACGCCGGAGACGACAAGTCCCCAGCTGACCGGCTCCCGCAGCAGGTCCCACACCGCCGCACCCGGCTGGCCCAGCGGGTCCGTCGGTGGGGTGAACGCCCGGGCGCACAGCGCGGTGATACCCCAGGCCACCCCGGCCAGGGTGGCGGCGACGATCGGCCGGGCCACCCGCAGGGCGGCGACCCCGGCGGCGGCGGTCAGCACCGCCGCGACGGCCAGGCCGACCCGTAGCGCCGTCGACGTGGTGACCGGCGGTTCGGGGCCGGCGGCCAGCGAGATGACGGTCAGGGCGGCGACGGTGAGCAGGATCGCCGCGGTGTCGCGGCGGCGTAGGCGCGCGCCGAGCACGATCCGGGCGATGACCACGGTGACGGCGAGGGAGCCGGCGGTCACCGACTGGACCGCGTACACGGGCAGCTGCTGGAGGGCGACCAGGGAGGCGAGCCAGGCCAGCGTGTCGCAGGCCAGACCGGCGAGATAGAGCGGGTGCCCGAGGGCGCGCAGGGTGCTGGCGCCGCGCCGCGCCCCGACGGCCTGCAGGACCGAGCCGACGCCGTAGCCGAACGCCGCGCCGAGGGCGAACGTCAGCGCGACACCGGACGTCACTGCCCGCCCCCGGCCCGGACGGGCCCGGCCGCCACCGCCGATCCGCTCATCGACACCGCCTCCGGCTCACGGGCCGGCCGGTCCCCCGGCCGATGCTCCCGTCGGATTGTCCCCGCCCCGCGTGCGGTCCGCAGCGCGTCGACCGCCGGCCGGTCGCGCCAGTTATACAAGAAGTCTTGTACTTCAAGTCTTGTCCTTTTACTGTGGCGGCATGACGGAGGAATCCACCCTGCACCTCACCGACCCCCGGGCGATGCGTGCGCTGGCCCACCCGACCCGCTTGCGGCTGCTCGGCGAGCTGCGCGTCGGGGGCCCACAGAGCGTCGGCATGCTCAGCGACGCCATCGACGAGGCGGTCGGCTCGGTCAGTTACCACCTCGGCAAACTGGCCCAGCACGGCTTCGTCGAGGAGGCCCCCGAGCACGCCCGCGACCGCCGCGAACGCTGGTGGCGCGCGGCACACACCCGGACGTCCTGGGAGCCGGTCGACGCGCTCGCCGACCCCGAGCGCCGGGCCGCCTCCGACCTGCTGCGCCGCGCGGTCCTCGACCGGTACGTGGAACGGCTCGGCCACTACCTCGACGTCGAGGCGACCCTCGACCCGCAGTGGGTGCGCGGCACCGCCAGCAGCGACTCCTGGCTGCACCTGACCAGCGACGAGCTGATCGAGCTGCGGGCCGACCTGGAGGCGCTGGCCGCCCGCTGGCGCGACCGCAGCGACCCGGCCCGGCCGGGGGCCGAGACCGTGACGTTGATGTTCCACGCCTTCCGGGATCCCCGGTGACGCCGCCGCGCCGCCGCGCCCCACTTGTCGGCCTGCTGGTCGGTCACACCGTCTCGCTCACCGGCAACATGCTCACCCTGATCGCGCTGCCGCTCTATGTGCTCGCCGAGACCGGATCGCCCGCCGCCACCGGCCTCACCGGCGCGGTCGTCACCGTGCCGGTGGTGCTCGGCGGGGCGCTCGGCGGGGTGCTGGTGGACCGGATCGGCTACCGGCGGGCCAGCGTCCTGGCCGATGTGGTGTCCGGGCTGACGGTCGCTGCCGTGCCGCTGCTCGACGCCACCATCGGCCTGCCGTTCTGGGCGCTGCTCGGGCTGGTCTTCGCCAGCGGCCTGCTCGACACCCCCGGACAGACCGCCCGCAACGCCCTGCTGCCGGAGGCGGCAACCGCCGCCGGGGTGCCGCTGGAACGGGCCGTCGGCTGGTACGAGGCCAGCGAGCGGGGCGCCCGGCTGATCGGCGCACCGGTGGCCGGCCTGCTCGTCGCTACCCTCGGCGCGCTCCCCGTGCTGGCCCTGGACGCCGCCACCTTCGCGGTCTCCGCGCTGGTCGTGGCGGTGCTGGTGCCCCGGTCGCTGCGTCCGGCCACGCCCGCCGACCCGGCCGGCGGCGGCTACTGGCGAGAATTCGCCGCCGGGGTGCGGTTCCTGGCCCGGGAGCCGTTGCTGCGCGCGGTGGTGCTGCTGGTGCTGGTGACCAACTTCTTCGACGCCACCAAGAGCAACGTGCTGTTGCCGGTGGTGGCCGCCCGGGAACTCGGCGGGCCCACCGCGTTCGGCCTGCTGGTCGGCGCGATGGGCGGCGGGGCGCTGGTCGGGTCGCTGGTGTTCAGCGCGGTCGGCCACCGGCTGCCCCGCCGGGCCACCTTCGTCACCGCCTTCGCCGTGGTCGGCGCGCCGCCGTTCTGGGCGCTGGCCGCCGCCCCGCCGCTGCCGTGGATCGTCGCGGTCTTCGTCGGGTCCGGCTTCGCCGCCGGCGCGATCAACCCGCTGATCGGCGCGGTGGAGCTGGAACGGGTGCCGGCCCACCTGCGGGCCCGG harbors:
- a CDS encoding helix-turn-helix domain-containing protein; translation: MTEESTLHLTDPRAMRALAHPTRLRLLGELRVGGPQSVGMLSDAIDEAVGSVSYHLGKLAQHGFVEEAPEHARDRRERWWRAAHTRTSWEPVDALADPERRAASDLLRRAVLDRYVERLGHYLDVEATLDPQWVRGTASSDSWLHLTSDELIELRADLEALAARWRDRSDPARPGAETVTLMFHAFRDPR
- the smpB gene encoding SsrA-binding protein SmpB, translated to MSRDAERRLIAANKKARHDYTVLKTYEAGLVLAGTEVKSLREGRVSLVDAFAQERDGELMLYGLHIAEYGYGTWTNHQPRRTRKLLLRRVEIARILEKLRDGGVTLVPLSMYFSNGWAKVELGLARGRRSYDKRQVLAERDANREIARELGRRLKGRRPAGEGRRPG
- the htpG gene encoding molecular chaperone HtpG produces the protein MSSRTETLEFQAETRQLLQLMVHSIYSHKDIFLRELISNASDALDKLRLESLVDSDLDVDTSDLHIELATDPEARTLTVRDNGVGMSREDVVSLIGTIARSGTAELLRKLKESKENAGGELIGQFGVGFYSTFMVADRVTLLTRRAGQTEGTRWESTGEGTYVVETVDDAPQGTSVTVYLKPADDEDNLHDYADRNTIRQIVKRYSDFIAWPIRTTVPGVDGGEPTVETLNSRKALWARPRDEVAEEEYQDFYRHVSHDWTDPLETIHMRGEGTFEYEALLFLPAHAPYDLYQADGRRGVQLYVKRVFVMDDCAALMPNYLRFVKGVVDAHDLSLNISREILQQDRQIQIVRRRLVRKVLATVKEMRTGNPEKFATFWGEFGRVVKEGLLEDQDNTETILELVSVASTHHDTEPTSLGEYVARMKEGQGEIYYATGESRTMLENSPHLEAFRAKGYEVLLLTDPVDEVWVERVGQFDGRPLRSIAKGQVDLETEEERKDTEVAREQQNKEYAELLSFLGGALTDTVKEVRLSSRLTTSPACIVGDAHDITPTLEKMYRAMGQEIPPVKRILELNPTHPLVTALRVAHQRGDDTSALTETAELLYGTALLAEGGDLADPARFARLLADRLARTL
- a CDS encoding DinB family protein, which codes for MAEWAAITPEDRDWTFVIDDGCAECGFVPQQAEATGDRLRATVPVWREVLSRPEAARRPAPTVWSPVEYACHVRDTCRIFRGRLALMLDEDDPVFPNWDQDATAVEDDYVHQSPTRVAGELAAQAEATAAAFDAVTPPQWARPGRRSNGSVFTVRRFAVYLLHDVAHHVHDVTRPATIR
- a CDS encoding class I SAM-dependent DNA methyltransferase — encoded protein: MIDADFLAETRASYDTMAAGYATRFRAELAARPVDRAMLAAFAETVLAGGGGPVLDVGCGPGRITGHLRALDLTVTGLDLSPGMLAQGRLAHPDLRFVEGSMLDLPVADGVLAGLVAWYSVIHVPDEWLPRVFAEFRRVLAPGGHALVAFQVGDETVRYTEAWGDPVSLAFRRRHPDHVATLLHAAGLPERARMCRAPQEFDGATERTPQACLLVRREDDRA
- a CDS encoding MFS transporter, producing MTPPRRRAPLVGLLVGHTVSLTGNMLTLIALPLYVLAETGSPAATGLTGAVVTVPVVLGGALGGVLVDRIGYRRASVLADVVSGLTVAAVPLLDATIGLPFWALLGLVFASGLLDTPGQTARNALLPEAATAAGVPLERAVGWYEASERGARLIGAPVAGLLVATLGALPVLALDAATFAVSALVVAVLVPRSLRPATPADPAGGGYWREFAAGVRFLAREPLLRAVVLLVLVTNFFDATKSNVLLPVVAARELGGPTAFGLLVGAMGGGALVGSLVFSAVGHRLPRRATFVTAFAVVGAPPFWALAAAPPLPWIVAVFVGSGFAAGAINPLIGAVELERVPAHLRARVFGVIGAGCWAGIPLGALTAGVAADRFGTTPTLLTVGCCYLLVVLTPLLGGPWRTLDRPGAPAHPAQTPTPAA